Proteins found in one Candidatus Nitrosopelagicus brevis genomic segment:
- a CDS encoding aspartate ammonia-lyase, which produces MKYRSDKDSLGPVKIPADAYYGPFTGRAIKQYNVTGRPSHHNLIKSFVMIKRSAAVANMKTKAINKKQGTIIVKACDKILSGKHIDQFVVDMVNSGAGTAFNMNTNEVITNVALKGLGKKQGQYEFLHPNDHVNMSQSSNDTYPTAMHMAILFSFKEMIPVIDKLIKSINKKAKQFSKYKKLGRTHLMDALPVTLGSEFAAYVTSLTNARNQIIASQKELEQVALGGTAVGTGANTPRGYRKAVIIELSRVSKLSLKPQKDMQYALQSKFPVANASSALKNFAIELGKVSNDVRLMASGPIAGLSELGIPAVHAGSSIMPGKVNPSLAECMNMICFSVIGNDTTVSFAAQAGQFELNVMLPGMLKAVLDSTDMLTNFLPIFSANLIDGLTANQAKLRENIENSPVIVTLLTPKIGYLKSADLFKESLKTGKTIRELVVSKKLMTNKEVSSLLG; this is translated from the coding sequence GTGAAATACCGATCAGACAAAGATTCTCTGGGACCAGTAAAAATTCCTGCCGATGCATATTATGGTCCATTTACGGGAAGAGCAATCAAACAGTACAATGTGACAGGTAGACCATCTCATCATAATTTGATAAAGTCATTTGTTATGATAAAACGCTCTGCAGCAGTTGCTAACATGAAAACTAAAGCAATCAACAAAAAACAAGGAACTATAATAGTAAAAGCCTGTGATAAGATTCTTTCAGGAAAACACATTGATCAATTTGTCGTAGACATGGTAAACTCAGGTGCCGGAACAGCGTTCAACATGAACACTAACGAAGTAATTACAAACGTAGCACTGAAAGGATTAGGTAAGAAACAAGGTCAGTATGAATTTCTTCATCCAAATGATCATGTAAACATGTCACAATCAAGTAACGATACATATCCTACTGCAATGCACATGGCAATACTATTTTCATTCAAAGAAATGATTCCTGTTATTGACAAATTAATAAAATCAATTAACAAAAAGGCAAAGCAATTTTCTAAATACAAAAAACTTGGTCGTACTCATTTGATGGATGCATTGCCAGTTACACTTGGAAGTGAGTTTGCAGCTTATGTAACCTCATTAACAAATGCTAGAAATCAGATTATTGCATCACAAAAAGAGTTGGAACAAGTTGCATTAGGCGGTACAGCTGTAGGTACAGGTGCAAATACACCAAGAGGATACAGGAAAGCTGTAATTATCGAATTAAGTAGAGTATCAAAATTATCACTTAAACCACAGAAAGATATGCAATATGCATTACAAAGTAAATTTCCGGTTGCAAATGCATCATCTGCATTGAAAAACTTTGCAATAGAATTAGGTAAAGTCTCAAATGATGTTAGATTGATGGCATCAGGACCAATTGCAGGTTTATCAGAGCTAGGAATACCAGCAGTTCATGCCGGTTCATCAATTATGCCAGGAAAAGTCAATCCATCTTTAGCAGAATGTATGAATATGATTTGTTTTAGCGTAATAGGAAATGATACTACAGTTTCATTTGCAGCACAAGCAGGCCAGTTTGAACTTAATGTAATGTTACCAGGAATGTTGAAGGCAGTTTTAGATTCAACAGATATGCTGACAAACTTTTTGCCAATATTTTCTGCAAACCTAATTGACGGGTTAACTGCTAATCAAGCAAAACTTAGAGAGAATATTGAGAATAGTCCTGTAATTGTAACACTGCTTACACCAAAAATTGGTTATCTCAAATCTGCAGACTTGTTCAAAGAATCTCTCAAGACAGGAAAAACAATCAGAGAATTAGTAGTCTCGAAAAAATTAATGACAAATAAAGAAGTCAGCTCGTTGTTAGGTTAA
- a CDS encoding tRNA (N(6)-L-threonylcarbamoyladenosine(37)-C(2))-methylthiotransferase gives MAKIWVEAYGCSASYSDSEMISGLIVNGGHTLAENSEDSDLNVIVTCSVKDATADKMIRKIMDSSSKPLVVAGCLPKAEKTKVEKFAENASLMGPNSIGKTLQVIQSTLDGKKTIALEDSDLSKVGLPKIRLNPAVGIVEIASGCMSECTFCQTKISKGDLQSYRVGDIVRQVKTELADGCCEVWLTSTDNGCYGFDINSDLPELVNTVSQIPEKFFMRVGMMNPMYMPRIREGLLKSFESSKVFKFLHVPVQSGSDKVLNDMKRGHTAKTFRDVAQQFREKFGKFTISTDIIVGFPTETEEDFQMTMQLLEETRPDIGNLSRYSPRPGTDAAEMPQIDMVEMKRRSKLAYELICKISKENNEKWIGWKGEAVFDEEFENQKRGRNFAYKPIFVNEEPKIGDVRTVEITDATVHSLIGKIIR, from the coding sequence ATGGCAAAAATTTGGGTAGAGGCTTATGGCTGCTCTGCTAGTTATTCAGACTCTGAAATGATTTCAGGTTTGATTGTTAATGGAGGTCATACCTTAGCAGAAAATTCAGAAGATTCAGATCTTAACGTCATAGTTACTTGTTCAGTAAAAGATGCCACAGCAGATAAGATGATTCGTAAAATCATGGATTCCAGTTCAAAACCACTAGTTGTTGCAGGATGTTTGCCAAAAGCAGAAAAAACCAAAGTGGAAAAATTTGCAGAAAATGCAAGTCTAATGGGTCCAAATTCAATTGGTAAGACACTACAAGTTATTCAATCTACACTTGATGGGAAAAAAACCATCGCCTTAGAGGATTCGGATTTATCAAAAGTAGGATTACCAAAGATTCGTCTTAATCCAGCAGTTGGAATTGTTGAAATAGCAAGCGGATGTATGAGTGAATGTACATTTTGCCAGACAAAAATATCAAAAGGAGATTTGCAAAGTTACAGAGTAGGAGACATTGTAAGACAGGTTAAAACCGAATTAGCAGATGGATGTTGTGAAGTATGGCTAACATCAACAGACAATGGATGTTATGGTTTTGATATTAATTCAGATTTACCAGAATTAGTAAATACTGTATCACAAATTCCAGAAAAATTCTTCATGAGAGTAGGAATGATGAATCCAATGTATATGCCAAGAATACGTGAAGGATTGCTAAAATCATTTGAAAGTAGCAAAGTTTTCAAATTTTTACATGTGCCAGTTCAAAGTGGAAGTGACAAAGTTCTAAATGACATGAAAAGAGGACATACAGCAAAAACTTTCAGAGATGTTGCACAACAATTCAGAGAGAAGTTTGGTAAATTTACTATTTCAACAGATATCATAGTTGGATTCCCAACTGAAACAGAAGAAGACTTTCAGATGACAATGCAGTTGTTAGAAGAAACAAGACCAGATATCGGCAACTTATCAAGATATAGTCCAAGACCAGGAACAGACGCTGCAGAAATGCCACAAATCGACATGGTAGAAATGAAGAGAAGAAGCAAGTTGGCTTATGAATTAATCTGTAAAATTTCAAAAGAGAATAATGAAAAATGGATTGGTTGGAAGGGTGAAGCAGTTTTTGATGAGGAATTTGAGAATCAGAAAAGAGGTAGAAATTTTGCATACAAACCAATTTTCGTCAATGAAGAACCAAAAATCGGGGATGTCAGAACAGTAGAAATTACTGACGCCACCGTTCATAGCCTAATTGGGAAGATTATCAGGTAA
- a CDS encoding cell division protein FtsZ: MTFEIKEPVLVVGLGGAGIKLASEMRDVLDADLLKISQDKKDVSEHNSIHISTKSIINPSVQLIRGCAMEQSEKIEEHMSTYETVIIMANLAGKSGAALAPVVSSICKEQNKNVLSFAIMPFKFEKNRIFQSGISLKRLRMNSDSTIIIDNDAILDSNPDFTAEKCYDVTNNAIKCLATSIKSSSLTDDTNIMSTSRSTENIEESVKDSIKMLYEDAPPNSIKRSMLYVYGADKIPVGVINSISNILGGIFDEENSQVDMSTSGNTNVVLLSAIAGETRFDKYDPLGVISKDKTLDWDEPETSFNCELDLPQIE, encoded by the coding sequence ATGACTTTCGAGATTAAAGAGCCAGTACTAGTAGTAGGGCTAGGCGGAGCAGGCATCAAATTAGCCTCAGAAATGAGAGACGTTTTAGATGCAGATTTACTAAAAATTAGTCAAGATAAGAAAGACGTTTCAGAACACAATTCAATTCACATTTCTACAAAATCCATCATAAACCCATCAGTTCAATTGATTCGAGGTTGCGCTATGGAACAAAGTGAAAAAATTGAAGAACATATGAGCACATATGAAACAGTCATCATCATGGCAAATCTTGCAGGAAAATCAGGTGCTGCATTAGCCCCAGTAGTATCATCAATCTGTAAAGAACAAAACAAAAATGTTCTATCATTTGCAATAATGCCTTTCAAATTTGAGAAAAATAGAATTTTCCAATCTGGAATATCATTGAAAAGATTGAGAATGAATTCAGATTCAACAATAATCATTGATAATGATGCAATATTGGATAGTAACCCAGACTTTACTGCAGAAAAATGCTATGATGTGACAAATAATGCAATCAAATGTCTTGCAACATCAATCAAATCATCATCATTAACAGACGACACAAATATCATGTCAACATCACGCAGTACAGAAAATATTGAAGAATCAGTAAAAGATTCAATCAAAATGTTATACGAGGATGCACCACCAAATAGCATCAAACGTTCTATGTTGTACGTTTATGGAGCAGATAAAATTCCAGTTGGAGTAATTAATTCAATTTCAAATATACTTGGAGGTATTTTTGATGAAGAAAATTCTCAAGTGGATATGTCAACATCTGGAAATACAAACGTCGTTTTGTTAAGTGCAATTGCAGGAGAAACACGCTTTGACAAATATGATCCATTAGGAGTTATTTCAAAAGATAAAACATTAGACTGGGATGAACCAGAAACTAGTTTTAACTGTGAATTAGATTTACCACAAATAGAGTAA
- a CDS encoding 50S ribosomal protein L31e, whose protein sequence is MSQELERVYTIPLGKVLLSQSQHRAVRAINMIREFARKHMKTQEIKIDEEVAHLIWSKGVRSPPRKIRVKMTKTDDGYILVTNYEDDVESDEKDSKKSPEIKQKVEPQTDDPDAIEVTEETLKEVAPKEVAPKEVAPKEEKPKPKAKESKPKEEKPKPKAKESKPKEEKPKAKESKPKEEKPKPKAKESKPKSKE, encoded by the coding sequence TTGTCTCAAGAACTTGAACGTGTTTATACAATTCCTCTAGGAAAAGTACTTCTTTCTCAAAGTCAACATCGTGCAGTTAGAGCAATTAACATGATCCGTGAATTTGCCCGAAAGCATATGAAAACTCAGGAAATTAAAATTGATGAAGAAGTAGCTCATTTGATTTGGTCTAAAGGTGTTAGAAGCCCTCCACGTAAGATTCGTGTCAAAATGACAAAAACTGATGATGGTTACATTTTAGTTACTAATTATGAAGACGATGTAGAATCTGATGAAAAAGATTCCAAGAAATCTCCTGAGATCAAACAAAAAGTTGAACCACAAACTGATGATCCTGATGCAATTGAAGTTACAGAGGAAACCCTCAAAGAAGTAGCACCAAAAGAAGTAGCACCAAAAGAAGTAGCACCAAAAGAAGAAAAACCAAAGCCAAAAGCTAAAGAATCAAAACCAAAAGAAGAAAAACCAAAGCCAAAAGCTAAAGAATCAAAACCAAAAGAAGAAAAGCCAAAAGCTAAAGAATCAAAACCAAAAGAAGAAAAACCAAAGCCAAAAGCTAAAGAATCAAAGCCAAAATCTAAAGAATAA
- a CDS encoding 50S ribosomal protein L39e, giving the protein MAARKHSGRKIRLIKKQKQASAVPAWVILKTKRSVRTNPKARAWRRTDVEVG; this is encoded by the coding sequence ATGGCAGCTAGAAAACACTCTGGTAGAAAAATCAGATTAATCAAGAAACAAAAACAAGCATCTGCCGTTCCAGCATGGGTTATTCTAAAGACCAAACGTTCAGTCAGAACAAATCCAAAGGCTAGAGCATGGCGTAGAACTGATGTGGAGGTTGGATAG
- a CDS encoding dihydropteroate synthase encodes MLKARVSSSIKSVDLKQEVGPLIIGERLNTQGSKKAKELVLNDDFDGLVDLARTQVEDGAHCIDVCVATTERSDEKEFILKLVKSLSLEIDAPLVIDSTDPQVIESAIEQIPGKPIINSINLEGDGSRYKALAPLMAKYGIPAIALCIGPDGMAKTPEQKVATAELLYKSGKKYGLRPEQFIFDVLTFTLATGEEEFLDAGKHTLEGIKLVKERFPTSFTTLGLSNISFGLAPQARRVLNSVFLYHAVQNGLDSAIVNAREITPYTEIDEKEKKIVEDLIFNKHPNALSDLITHFENQTQDSSSKTKKVDVDPTWPAGQRSNFRIINRLKDGIENDVVSAIVEKLSQKDILVDNDGVLSINATKEVTHQGAIQTLNDDLLPAMKIVGDKFGAGELILPFVLKSAECMKAAVKELEKYLLKEEGTSKGILVLGTVYGDVHDIGKNLVKTIFENNGYTVHDLGKQVPLQKFVEKINEVKPDAVGLSALLVSTSKQMQFFVEHARKTDVNIPILCGGAAINSNYINRIAKQDGIYEPGMFYCGTMFDGLKTMDKLVSDEKDEFVNNWKDKLSNWKETKVQQVDSENLPHSDIKPVSPPTPPQLNEVIRLRPEDFDLNEIWNHLNKKSLFKLSWGIRGNSKTDTIDDPEKLLAEWKKRVIEDNLFEPQAVYGYFSCHNRDDKLVVDGSDGQDIVFDFPRSSKTKHLCLTDYFGENDIVAFQSVTVGTKAAELIEKWDKEDKYTDAYYLHGLAVETAEAMAEWINEKIKTELELSDKGGLRYSWGYPSCPDTTQQHLVWKLIHGEKSGMELTESGQIIPEQSTAAIVVHHPEAEYFVL; translated from the coding sequence ATGTTAAAGGCTAGAGTAAGTTCTTCAATCAAATCCGTTGATTTGAAACAAGAGGTAGGTCCTCTAATAATTGGTGAGAGACTTAACACCCAGGGTTCTAAAAAAGCAAAAGAATTAGTTCTCAATGATGATTTTGATGGGTTGGTTGACTTGGCAAGAACTCAGGTTGAAGATGGAGCCCATTGTATTGATGTATGTGTTGCAACAACTGAACGTTCAGATGAAAAAGAGTTTATTCTAAAACTTGTAAAAAGTCTAAGTCTTGAAATTGATGCTCCTCTTGTTATTGATTCTACAGATCCTCAAGTTATTGAATCTGCAATTGAACAAATTCCTGGTAAACCAATCATAAATTCTATCAATCTAGAAGGTGATGGAAGTAGATACAAAGCATTAGCCCCATTGATGGCAAAATATGGAATTCCTGCAATCGCATTATGTATTGGTCCTGATGGAATGGCAAAAACTCCTGAACAAAAAGTTGCAACTGCTGAACTATTGTATAAATCTGGAAAAAAATATGGTTTACGTCCAGAACAATTCATCTTTGATGTCCTAACATTCACTCTTGCTACTGGTGAAGAAGAATTTCTTGATGCAGGAAAACATACTTTGGAAGGAATTAAACTTGTCAAAGAAAGATTTCCAACATCATTTACCACTCTTGGTTTAAGTAACATCAGCTTCGGTCTTGCCCCTCAAGCCAGACGCGTATTAAATTCAGTATTTTTGTATCATGCTGTACAAAATGGCCTTGACAGTGCAATTGTAAATGCACGTGAAATTACTCCGTATACTGAAATCGATGAAAAAGAAAAGAAGATAGTTGAAGATTTGATCTTCAATAAACATCCAAATGCGTTATCCGACTTAATTACTCATTTTGAAAATCAAACTCAGGATTCATCATCAAAAACCAAGAAAGTTGATGTTGATCCAACATGGCCTGCAGGACAGCGCTCAAATTTTAGAATTATTAACAGATTAAAAGATGGAATAGAAAATGATGTTGTATCTGCAATTGTAGAAAAACTATCTCAAAAGGATATTCTTGTGGATAATGATGGTGTTTTATCGATAAACGCCACAAAAGAAGTTACACACCAAGGAGCAATTCAAACATTAAATGATGATCTTTTACCTGCGATGAAAATTGTTGGTGACAAATTTGGTGCTGGAGAATTAATTCTTCCCTTCGTACTAAAATCTGCAGAATGCATGAAAGCTGCTGTTAAGGAATTAGAAAAATACCTACTAAAAGAAGAGGGTACCAGTAAGGGTATTTTGGTTCTAGGAACCGTGTATGGAGACGTTCACGATATTGGTAAAAACTTGGTAAAAACAATCTTTGAAAATAATGGATACACTGTTCATGATTTAGGAAAACAGGTACCTTTACAAAAATTTGTAGAAAAAATTAATGAGGTAAAACCTGATGCTGTAGGTCTTTCAGCACTATTAGTATCAACATCAAAACAAATGCAATTTTTTGTCGAACATGCAAGAAAAACTGATGTCAATATTCCAATACTATGTGGCGGTGCTGCAATAAACAGTAATTACATTAACCGAATTGCAAAACAAGATGGAATCTATGAACCTGGAATGTTTTACTGTGGCACCATGTTTGACGGTCTTAAAACAATGGATAAACTAGTTTCTGACGAAAAAGATGAATTTGTAAATAATTGGAAAGATAAATTATCAAACTGGAAGGAAACTAAAGTTCAGCAAGTTGACTCTGAGAATCTTCCTCATAGCGATATCAAACCTGTTTCTCCACCAACTCCGCCACAACTTAATGAAGTTATCAGATTAAGACCTGAAGATTTTGATCTAAATGAAATCTGGAATCATTTGAATAAAAAATCACTTTTCAAACTATCATGGGGAATTAGAGGAAACTCAAAAACTGATACAATTGATGATCCTGAAAAACTTCTCGCTGAATGGAAAAAACGTGTAATTGAAGATAATCTCTTTGAACCGCAAGCTGTTTACGGATATTTCTCATGTCATAATCGTGATGATAAATTAGTTGTAGATGGCTCAGACGGTCAAGACATAGTTTTTGATTTTCCTCGTTCATCAAAAACTAAACATCTGTGTTTAACAGATTATTTTGGAGAAAATGACATAGTGGCATTTCAGTCTGTAACTGTTGGTACAAAAGCTGCTGAATTGATTGAAAAATGGGATAAAGAAGACAAGTATACTGATGCATATTATCTACATGGTCTTGCTGTTGAAACAGCTGAAGCAATGGCAGAATGGATAAATGAAAAAATTAAAACCGAACTTGAATTATCTGATAAAGGTGGTTTGAGATATAGTTGGGGATATCCAAGTTGTCCTGATACAACTCAACAACATCTTGTATGGAAATTAATTCATGGAGAAAAATCTGGAATGGAGCTGACAGAATCTGGACAAATTATACCTGAACAGTCAACTGCAGCAATAGTTGTTCATCATCCTGAAGCAGAATACTTTGTTTTATAG
- a CDS encoding homocysteine S-methyltransferase family protein: protein MNKETFAEALENRILLFDGAMGTEIQRYQPNSEDFPDGKDGFNDGLSTTKPDWIKEIHRKYLTAGADCIETNTFGSNKIKLDEYGFGSQTVELNQKNAELARSVCDEFTDRQRFVIGSMGPTGYLPSSNDADLGQMPLSQIRDAFELQAEGLIKGNADALLIETSQDILEVKLAVEASHIAMEKTGKKVTLISNVTLDQYGKMLLGTNVQSAYTTVSEMGIDVFGLNCSTGPIEMEPSIQWLNDQKHKPLLVIPNAGMPENVGGQAVYKMTPEKMASALNSFIEEYPQINIIGGCCGTDPEHIQQLRKIIDQQKKD, encoded by the coding sequence TTGAATAAAGAAACATTTGCAGAAGCATTAGAAAACAGAATTCTTCTTTTTGATGGAGCAATGGGAACTGAAATTCAAAGGTATCAACCAAACTCTGAAGATTTTCCAGATGGGAAAGATGGATTTAATGATGGATTATCTACGACAAAACCTGACTGGATAAAGGAAATTCATCGAAAATATCTTACTGCAGGTGCAGATTGCATTGAAACTAACACCTTTGGTTCAAACAAAATTAAATTAGATGAATATGGATTTGGTTCACAAACTGTTGAACTAAATCAAAAAAATGCAGAACTTGCAAGAAGTGTCTGTGATGAATTTACAGACAGACAGAGATTTGTTATTGGCTCTATGGGTCCTACTGGTTATTTACCTAGTTCTAATGATGCTGACCTTGGACAGATGCCTTTGTCTCAAATTAGAGATGCATTTGAGTTACAAGCCGAGGGACTAATCAAAGGAAACGCAGATGCTTTACTAATTGAAACTAGTCAAGATATACTAGAAGTGAAATTAGCAGTTGAAGCATCTCATATTGCAATGGAGAAAACTGGAAAAAAAGTAACATTGATTTCAAATGTTACTTTAGATCAATATGGAAAAATGTTACTTGGAACAAATGTTCAATCAGCATATACCACTGTTTCTGAAATGGGAATTGATGTATTTGGTCTGAATTGTTCTACGGGTCCAATTGAAATGGAGCCTAGCATACAATGGTTGAATGATCAAAAACACAAGCCATTGTTAGTAATTCCAAATGCTGGAATGCCTGAAAATGTTGGAGGTCAAGCAGTATACAAAATGACACCTGAAAAAATGGCATCTGCACTAAATTCATTCATAGAGGAATATCCACAAATTAACATAATTGGTGGTTGCTGTGGTACAGATCCTGAGCATATTCAACAATTAAGAAAAATTATTGACCAGCAAAAGAAAGATTGA
- a CDS encoding methylenetetrahydrofolate reductase produces MTIRYEINPPKVSDPPSRIELLDERIEQISKFCDGIHVTDSVLGIERISPLLIGAEIKQKHPKLNVTISLRVIDKTISEITDIVDSAINANIDGILILMGDPSPENDYKSGVIPSFAVKHLIQNGFNEKINLFLSLPSKPNFEKISKKVESKPNGFVTQVVHDISQVKRLHDYLNPKNFEIIPCLLFPSQKNSRSAQFLNLDWSNYEDNFSSFVLEIESITGDVLLTSPNDFKGALDFLTRLQN; encoded by the coding sequence ATGACAATCCGATATGAGATTAATCCTCCAAAGGTGTCTGATCCTCCCTCACGAATTGAGTTACTAGATGAGAGAATTGAGCAAATCAGTAAATTTTGTGATGGAATTCATGTAACTGATTCTGTTTTAGGGATTGAAAGAATTTCTCCATTACTTATCGGTGCAGAAATCAAGCAAAAACATCCAAAACTGAATGTTACTATTAGCCTACGAGTAATTGATAAAACAATTTCAGAGATCACTGACATCGTTGATTCTGCCATTAATGCCAACATCGATGGAATTTTAATTTTGATGGGTGATCCATCTCCTGAAAATGATTACAAATCTGGAGTTATTCCAAGCTTTGCAGTAAAACATCTAATTCAAAATGGATTTAATGAAAAAATTAATCTCTTTTTATCGCTTCCAAGTAAGCCAAATTTTGAAAAAATTTCTAAAAAAGTGGAATCTAAACCAAATGGTTTTGTAACTCAGGTAGTTCATGATATTTCTCAAGTAAAAAGACTACATGATTATCTAAATCCAAAAAACTTTGAAATTATTCCCTGTTTGTTGTTCCCTTCACAAAAAAATTCACGCTCTGCACAATTTCTTAACCTTGATTGGTCAAACTATGAAGATAATTTCTCATCTTTCGTTCTTGAAATTGAGAGTATTACTGGTGATGTTTTACTAACCTCTCCAAATGATTTTAAAGGAGCATTAGACTTCTTAACTCGATTACAAAATTGA
- a CDS encoding PEFG-CTERM sorting domain-containing protein produces MRKFAFTVVALALFSVFYPGLADAGMYGEVYIPDHEFVGFYDEAGVYTVFAGVKNKEYFTIQPTITLSVMDGNQRFEQTHKLAAIEPDKMLPLKLQFPGVTGPSPVLEEPSITYEETVNQYIGGYVLYDSLDIQEDGSIVGKIRNGGEETFEKFRIYALIKDKDDNILDVSSSEIFQTMKPGEVFEFKMLASPHISQDVDYYSCFAFGDDSIMPLTAKQNDGTFTFRYTANAWFKDAEFTDDGTELNMYSTNGFQLPVVGSFEFPTNSINEKYEVILDGEKMAKGASAKDPKIKFTESVETLQSIDEMGNWHLYFEVPEAFQGNVKISGFMENDGTVAVPDEIDLTTLIYYEIEGGEILDITAMPKKASLVINMDSTDDGELSLKINDFLVRPFDNGEFIAQIHSEPGLFSDETETLYITDEFGFEKGLTITIPFKKGTEKIEIFGSYVVPEFGQMVMIVLAVTIIGIVIISRKTNSFSNLFYTKM; encoded by the coding sequence ATGAGAAAATTTGCTTTTACAGTAGTAGCATTAGCATTGTTTTCAGTATTTTATCCAGGATTGGCCGATGCAGGGATGTACGGAGAAGTATACATCCCAGATCACGAGTTTGTAGGATTTTATGATGAAGCCGGTGTGTACACAGTATTTGCAGGTGTTAAAAATAAGGAATATTTCACAATACAACCAACCATTACACTTTCTGTTATGGATGGTAATCAGAGATTTGAACAAACACACAAGTTAGCTGCAATTGAACCTGACAAAATGCTTCCATTGAAATTACAATTTCCTGGTGTCACCGGTCCGTCACCAGTTTTAGAGGAACCATCGATAACATATGAAGAAACAGTAAACCAATACATTGGAGGATACGTGCTTTACGATTCTTTAGACATACAAGAAGATGGAAGTATTGTTGGAAAGATTAGAAACGGCGGAGAAGAAACATTTGAAAAATTTAGAATTTATGCGTTGATTAAAGATAAAGATGACAACATATTGGATGTTTCATCATCAGAAATATTTCAGACAATGAAACCAGGAGAAGTTTTTGAGTTCAAAATGCTTGCTTCACCGCATATTTCACAAGACGTTGATTACTACAGTTGTTTTGCATTCGGAGATGATTCAATTATGCCTTTGACAGCAAAACAAAATGATGGAACGTTTACCTTTAGATATACTGCAAATGCATGGTTCAAAGATGCAGAATTTACTGACGATGGTACAGAATTAAACATGTATTCAACAAATGGATTTCAACTCCCAGTTGTAGGAAGTTTTGAATTTCCTACAAATTCCATTAATGAAAAATATGAAGTAATTTTAGATGGAGAGAAAATGGCTAAAGGTGCAAGTGCAAAAGATCCTAAAATTAAATTTACAGAATCAGTCGAAACGTTACAAAGTATAGATGAAATGGGAAATTGGCATCTTTACTTTGAAGTACCAGAAGCATTTCAAGGAAATGTAAAAATTTCTGGATTCATGGAAAATGATGGAACAGTAGCAGTACCTGATGAGATTGATTTGACAACTCTAATTTATTATGAAATTGAAGGAGGAGAGATTTTAGATATCACTGCTATGCCAAAAAAAGCATCATTAGTCATTAACATGGATTCCACCGATGATGGAGAATTATCATTGAAAATTAATGATTTTCTTGTAAGGCCGTTTGATAATGGGGAATTTATTGCACAAATTCATTCTGAACCAGGTTTGTTTAGTGATGAAACAGAAACATTGTACATAACAGATGAATTTGGATTTGAGAAGGGATTGACAATTACAATTCCATTCAAGAAAGGTACTGAAAAAATAGAGATTTTTGGCAGTTATGTTGTACCAGAATTTGGTCAGATGGTCATGATAGTCTTAGCAGTGACAATTATTGGAATTGTGATTATTTCAAGAAAGACAAACTCATTTAGTAATTTGTTTTACACAAAAATGTGA
- a CDS encoding NUDIX hydrolase produces the protein MNLGKIRDSLTSEINPNLVNNNETKLASVLIIIFAESPKILMIKKPITMNHHGGEIAFPGGKISDEDNDLLDTALRETKEETGITVEREKIIGQLEPVTTLNSGFTILPFVCILDKIENLMPNSEVDEFLEIPLITFLETLANDSDPEHNSIQEMYTFTFEDHLIWGASARMLKQITTKLK, from the coding sequence GTGAATTTAGGAAAAATTAGAGATTCATTAACATCTGAAATTAATCCGAATTTAGTTAACAATAATGAAACTAAATTAGCATCAGTTTTAATTATAATTTTTGCCGAATCACCAAAAATTCTCATGATAAAAAAACCAATTACAATGAACCATCATGGAGGTGAAATAGCATTTCCAGGAGGAAAGATATCTGATGAAGATAATGATTTGCTAGATACTGCACTTAGAGAAACTAAAGAAGAAACGGGCATTACTGTTGAACGTGAAAAAATTATAGGTCAGTTGGAACCTGTTACAACATTAAATTCAGGATTTACAATTTTACCATTTGTTTGTATTTTAGATAAAATTGAAAATTTAATGCCGAATTCAGAAGTGGATGAATTTTTGGAAATTCCTTTGATAACATTTTTAGAAACTCTCGCAAATGATTCAGATCCAGAGCATAATTCAATTCAAGAAATGTACACGTTTACATTTGAAGATCATTTGATATGGGGAGCATCAGCTAGAATGTTAAAGCAAATTACAACTAAATTAAAATAA